Proteins from one Roseimicrobium gellanilyticum genomic window:
- a CDS encoding tetratricopeptide repeat protein: protein MRSVIGMGSIALGVLGLALAQPAVGQSAPPAPPDSPAPSYILPTEPADSPSQPSVTPTSTQPSNSTPKPWAEKDTRLATEYLNLLVEKPEYGRVLELLWDLYEKHQSTAFLLESIATQAKVQSHPNVLLVHAHLLRKAGKFSEATTRYDEVLKQEPANAIALRARVDLAQGAGEHLAALEFIRKLAATYPEKDPARAVLMLEEGRIALAADRREQAAAAWEKVAALQPDQAGITREAAQLMLGAGFLEKAVTLYRKLAESSDPAKRLDALYDLSRLEEQADQFDDAAASLHQGLALLHFKDWRYGQFFQRLVRLHERFNQLDSLKTDLIKAAQEEPVREQALSDVARFSSLVVDLGERVKWLRALVQAFPNSTEYRWDLVRALFESEEHMEAAKLLDESLKGDHTDPAALVLMRCEAHLQAKEQAKAEQRLKDLLEKQGGSPEVEKLVLQFAQQRSLDSVVELVLRARVRRDPEKTEPVFELASFLVKRQRDKEAVEVFETWRSLPGASAEEQHRRLRAIASFFSASGKMEQAESFAVRATQGDAGPADFLALADILSQRSATEEALTLLEKAWTLSTSHEQRLEVDERILAMLSGDQALRPLAQAQPTPEFRLPAIFTGEGFGSDAPPPQPKASVPQAVLDFALGQATGVYAAELQDVPRASHHAWSLAWLESTLHPLMPPRAPMTAERVFRAAWWAFRADQIQLAYDLISLIHFNKGHQWVTVPVEVEKLLLDLATTDKNTALSIRQLKLLSTLDPENRTNYLLRLAEQEGNRPSFTDFRPMAPPRDPDVSFANLGRFIETRTHAQVLRSNRSTLEGGNPRGPAEAIRILEGLIREEPRNEAVLSSLSQYYLETGRRDEAMGLWQKAAKDSRGGATPLLERYAEILIAQRQHKEYVETQMQLLEREADVKRRRDLFSRALERLLWADVVQGSLPDGEVTKRLDLLLTALQERSRHAPFEGFWHEALAAVHEKQGDATKAFAEMKQAYYAAPDTPFSLEQLRTAALNAGDLRNAIYFQKQIAATAPQARETAEWRELVSLLEQDFRMTEADQARRRLELHSLQDPASLEELAQHYEESGQAEAARRVHEQLARVRPWDVKNLLRLALQQMDMGDDTSAQQTLLQLLHHSKAPAAMAGMQVERLPWPLLDERKAQSIVPITLLNSLDNAPGLDQPERDRLRTFLGLPRGEFALIPEEPAQVRLRALEELMHLRRKADPKATTEELLRDTGEKSDIELAWTYRYAEAGESFRALVKARLGNANTLEAQFLQVWLGMRSQGMAEVLAWASFPKGSEVERKQRRGVLQAVCHMLAEDNTFVLPVDSARQIGESRLYSNAELIDIARKLESRQRYEPAYALRNLAMQNESRGNLGASHWNLSQVAELMGRADLQYHHLLQAWQAPIMAGEPQALDLFINSAAHLVRLAPSAAERERVLKESWQRLHELPPSGLGALREVRLLGLAGAEGAAGQKLEEFLSHDFLCLRPFAEPLMRAPSGSVMPGPRIDEVNHMRSYWDNARELGDLLRQEGLSQAVLDSEHMVSERLGGIANGPKSNFEYSAWKNQSLLRQLRPASHRERVRLVREYLEGDDSVDALTELGTFLDLNGLPRVCIEVYRRLPDRSPQNLEYCEQLLRACENSWECAAGIPYIEKLFAADLQSRPLNLPENFLEAKHAKFLARLQDTLQLKLRAFRGVTTPRPTGPREPVQVPYLKELATLLERRDDIPGALAAWEELADLWPQEVEAHLHRARLLLAQGNMPRALDAVRKVDLSNLYSDATRDTLKLRAEMVAEAGLWDEMRELMNLVTRGSNSGGPSDVGMVARMRLQPTQALHTGSVLELSRVLAAHKRTVEAQSLLLRAERAIKEPAERFRLRLEQLKLEAASPDWDPVRQPTRVTAVLRMDSPDVLVLRDWVRFMTKEAQGPRAASWVKAITALPPGTIGSLGLATLAQRLEEKDVPRIAEPWRGKADIVAAVSQKLAVETLLKQNRPTWALAVATMGDSLRDAPVFSAVYQAMGDKHALQEFFSKLVCMTYPGGTDTIGHMEALDACGRTDLALALAATAMDRSCSRGEFHPELALAYAGLLTRLGQYEQAETLLLKEHEGMDEELADALATLYRAWNKLDRLPAELAKFQLPDGLLQETLFLGRNPPGKTSPAP from the coding sequence ATGCGGAGCGTCATCGGCATGGGCAGCATCGCGCTGGGGGTACTCGGGCTGGCCCTGGCGCAGCCGGCGGTCGGGCAGTCTGCACCCCCGGCCCCACCTGACTCCCCTGCCCCCTCCTACATTCTTCCGACCGAGCCTGCGGATTCCCCCTCCCAGCCTTCCGTTACCCCTACCTCCACCCAGCCATCCAACTCCACCCCCAAACCCTGGGCGGAGAAGGACACACGGCTGGCGACGGAGTACCTGAATCTCCTCGTGGAGAAGCCGGAGTACGGGCGCGTGCTGGAGCTGCTCTGGGACCTGTACGAGAAGCACCAGTCCACGGCCTTCCTGCTGGAGAGCATCGCCACGCAGGCGAAGGTGCAGTCGCACCCGAATGTGCTGCTGGTGCACGCGCATCTGCTGCGCAAGGCGGGCAAGTTCTCCGAAGCCACGACGCGCTATGACGAAGTGCTGAAGCAGGAACCTGCCAATGCCATCGCCCTGCGGGCCCGCGTGGATCTCGCCCAGGGAGCGGGCGAGCATCTCGCGGCACTGGAGTTCATCCGAAAGCTGGCTGCGACGTATCCGGAAAAGGACCCCGCGCGCGCCGTGCTGATGCTGGAGGAGGGCCGCATCGCACTCGCAGCGGACCGGCGCGAGCAGGCCGCTGCGGCGTGGGAGAAGGTGGCGGCCCTGCAGCCGGACCAGGCGGGCATCACCCGTGAGGCTGCGCAACTCATGCTCGGTGCAGGTTTCCTGGAGAAGGCAGTGACGCTCTACCGCAAGCTCGCGGAGTCCAGCGACCCGGCAAAGCGTCTGGATGCACTCTATGATCTCTCGCGCCTGGAGGAGCAGGCAGACCAGTTCGACGATGCTGCGGCCTCGCTGCACCAGGGCCTGGCTCTCCTGCATTTCAAGGACTGGCGCTACGGACAGTTTTTCCAACGCCTCGTAAGGCTCCATGAGCGCTTCAACCAGCTTGACTCGCTGAAGACGGACCTCATCAAGGCCGCGCAAGAGGAGCCGGTGCGTGAGCAGGCGCTGAGTGATGTGGCGCGCTTCTCCAGCCTCGTCGTGGATCTGGGCGAGCGTGTGAAGTGGCTGCGCGCTCTGGTGCAGGCCTTCCCAAACTCCACAGAGTATCGCTGGGATCTCGTGCGCGCTCTTTTCGAAAGCGAGGAGCACATGGAGGCTGCAAAGCTGCTGGATGAATCCCTGAAAGGTGACCACACCGACCCTGCTGCGCTGGTGCTGATGCGTTGTGAAGCACACCTCCAAGCGAAGGAGCAGGCAAAGGCCGAACAGCGTCTGAAGGACCTGCTGGAGAAACAAGGCGGTTCTCCAGAGGTCGAGAAGCTGGTGCTGCAATTCGCCCAGCAGCGCTCGCTGGATAGCGTGGTCGAGCTGGTGCTGCGCGCTCGCGTGCGTCGTGATCCGGAGAAGACAGAGCCGGTCTTTGAGCTCGCCTCATTTCTTGTGAAACGTCAGCGGGACAAGGAGGCGGTGGAGGTGTTTGAAACGTGGCGGAGCCTGCCTGGTGCTTCGGCAGAGGAGCAGCATCGCCGACTCCGAGCCATCGCCTCTTTCTTCAGTGCATCGGGGAAAATGGAGCAGGCGGAATCCTTTGCCGTGCGGGCCACCCAAGGGGACGCAGGTCCGGCGGACTTCCTCGCGCTGGCAGACATCCTCTCCCAGCGCAGTGCCACGGAGGAGGCGCTTACTCTACTGGAGAAAGCATGGACGCTCAGCACCTCGCACGAGCAGCGGCTGGAGGTGGATGAGCGCATCCTTGCCATGCTCTCCGGAGACCAGGCGCTGCGGCCGCTCGCGCAGGCGCAGCCCACGCCGGAGTTCCGCCTGCCGGCCATCTTCACGGGTGAGGGATTCGGCTCGGACGCTCCTCCACCTCAGCCCAAGGCGAGTGTGCCGCAGGCGGTGCTGGACTTTGCCCTGGGTCAGGCGACGGGCGTGTATGCCGCCGAGCTGCAAGACGTGCCACGGGCCAGCCACCATGCGTGGAGCCTCGCGTGGCTGGAGTCGACACTCCACCCGCTCATGCCTCCACGCGCGCCGATGACGGCGGAGCGAGTCTTCCGCGCGGCCTGGTGGGCCTTCCGTGCAGACCAGATCCAGCTCGCATACGACCTCATCAGCCTGATTCATTTCAACAAGGGGCACCAGTGGGTGACGGTACCGGTGGAAGTGGAGAAGCTGCTGCTCGATCTCGCCACCACGGACAAGAACACCGCGCTCTCCATCCGCCAGCTCAAGCTGCTCTCCACGCTGGATCCTGAGAACCGCACGAACTACCTGCTGCGTCTCGCCGAGCAGGAGGGGAATCGCCCTTCCTTCACCGACTTCCGCCCCATGGCGCCGCCGCGTGATCCGGATGTGAGTTTCGCGAACCTCGGCCGATTCATCGAGACGCGCACACACGCGCAGGTGCTGCGCTCGAATCGCTCCACGCTGGAAGGCGGCAATCCGCGAGGACCCGCGGAGGCCATCCGCATCCTTGAAGGACTCATCCGCGAGGAGCCGCGCAATGAAGCGGTGCTCTCCTCTCTCTCGCAGTACTACCTGGAGACAGGCCGGCGTGATGAAGCCATGGGCCTGTGGCAGAAGGCGGCGAAGGATTCGCGAGGCGGCGCGACGCCGCTGCTGGAGCGTTATGCGGAGATCCTCATCGCCCAGCGCCAGCACAAGGAATATGTGGAGACGCAGATGCAGCTCCTGGAGAGGGAGGCGGATGTGAAGCGCCGCCGTGATCTCTTCTCCCGCGCGCTGGAGCGTCTGCTCTGGGCGGATGTGGTGCAGGGCAGCCTGCCAGATGGCGAAGTGACGAAGCGCCTGGATCTGCTGCTCACCGCGCTGCAGGAGCGCTCGCGTCATGCGCCCTTCGAAGGCTTCTGGCATGAGGCACTCGCCGCTGTGCATGAGAAGCAGGGCGATGCCACCAAGGCCTTTGCCGAGATGAAGCAGGCGTACTATGCAGCGCCGGACACCCCCTTCTCCCTGGAGCAGCTCCGCACCGCCGCACTGAATGCAGGCGACCTGCGCAACGCGATCTACTTCCAGAAACAAATCGCCGCCACCGCACCCCAGGCGCGGGAGACCGCCGAGTGGCGCGAACTCGTTTCCCTGCTGGAGCAGGACTTCCGCATGACGGAGGCAGATCAGGCACGCCGCCGCCTGGAACTGCACTCACTCCAGGATCCCGCGTCGTTGGAAGAACTGGCGCAGCACTATGAAGAGAGCGGCCAGGCAGAGGCGGCACGGCGTGTGCATGAGCAGCTCGCCCGCGTGCGCCCGTGGGATGTGAAGAATCTCCTGCGTCTCGCCCTGCAACAGATGGACATGGGGGATGACACTTCCGCCCAGCAGACACTGCTGCAACTCCTGCATCACTCCAAGGCACCCGCCGCCATGGCAGGCATGCAGGTGGAGCGCCTCCCATGGCCGCTGCTGGATGAACGCAAGGCGCAATCCATCGTGCCCATCACGCTGCTGAACTCGCTGGACAATGCCCCGGGGCTGGACCAGCCCGAGCGTGATCGCTTGCGCACCTTCCTGGGCCTGCCGCGTGGGGAGTTTGCCTTGATCCCTGAAGAGCCTGCCCAGGTGCGCCTGCGTGCGCTGGAGGAGCTGATGCACCTGCGCCGCAAGGCCGACCCGAAGGCCACGACGGAGGAACTGCTGCGCGATACCGGTGAGAAGTCCGACATCGAGCTCGCGTGGACCTATCGCTATGCAGAGGCGGGTGAATCTTTCCGTGCCCTGGTGAAGGCACGCTTGGGAAATGCGAATACGCTGGAAGCTCAATTCCTCCAGGTGTGGCTGGGCATGCGCTCGCAAGGCATGGCAGAGGTGCTCGCGTGGGCTTCCTTCCCCAAGGGCAGCGAGGTGGAGCGGAAGCAACGCCGCGGCGTGCTGCAGGCCGTGTGCCACATGCTGGCGGAGGACAATACCTTTGTACTTCCTGTGGATTCGGCACGCCAGATTGGCGAGTCACGACTGTACAGCAATGCTGAGCTCATCGACATCGCGCGGAAGCTGGAGTCACGCCAGCGCTATGAGCCCGCGTACGCTCTGCGCAATCTCGCCATGCAGAATGAGAGCCGTGGCAATCTGGGCGCCAGCCACTGGAACCTCTCCCAGGTGGCTGAGCTCATGGGGCGTGCGGACTTGCAGTACCATCATCTGCTGCAGGCATGGCAGGCCCCCATCATGGCGGGAGAACCGCAGGCACTGGACCTCTTCATCAACAGCGCCGCTCATCTGGTGCGGCTCGCGCCCTCCGCCGCCGAGCGGGAGCGCGTGCTGAAGGAGAGCTGGCAGCGTCTGCACGAGCTGCCTCCCTCCGGACTTGGCGCGCTGCGTGAGGTGCGTCTGCTGGGGCTCGCCGGAGCCGAGGGTGCCGCAGGGCAGAAGCTGGAGGAATTTCTCTCACATGACTTCCTCTGTCTGCGCCCCTTTGCCGAGCCGCTCATGCGGGCGCCATCCGGCTCGGTGATGCCGGGACCGCGCATCGATGAAGTGAACCACATGCGCAGCTACTGGGACAACGCCCGCGAACTGGGTGATCTGCTGCGGCAGGAAGGTCTCTCCCAGGCCGTGCTGGATTCCGAGCACATGGTCAGCGAACGCCTCGGCGGCATCGCCAACGGCCCGAAGTCAAATTTTGAATACAGTGCATGGAAAAACCAATCCCTGCTACGCCAGCTCCGCCCCGCGAGTCATCGTGAGCGTGTGCGGCTGGTGCGTGAGTATCTGGAGGGGGATGACTCTGTGGATGCGCTCACAGAGCTGGGAACCTTCCTCGACCTGAATGGCCTGCCACGCGTGTGCATCGAGGTGTATCGACGCCTGCCTGACCGCTCGCCGCAGAATCTGGAATACTGCGAGCAGCTCCTGCGTGCGTGTGAGAACTCCTGGGAGTGCGCGGCGGGCATCCCGTACATCGAAAAACTTTTCGCCGCCGACTTGCAAAGCCGTCCGCTGAATCTGCCGGAGAATTTCCTGGAGGCGAAGCACGCGAAATTCCTCGCACGCCTGCAGGACACCCTGCAGCTGAAGCTGCGTGCCTTCCGCGGAGTGACCACGCCGCGCCCCACCGGCCCGCGTGAGCCAGTGCAGGTGCCTTACCTCAAGGAGCTGGCCACGCTGCTGGAGCGTCGGGACGATATCCCCGGTGCGCTCGCGGCATGGGAAGAGCTGGCAGACCTCTGGCCGCAGGAGGTGGAAGCGCATCTGCACCGCGCCCGCCTGCTGCTCGCCCAGGGGAACATGCCCCGCGCACTCGATGCCGTACGCAAGGTGGACCTCTCCAACCTCTACAGCGATGCCACACGCGATACGCTGAAGCTGCGCGCGGAGATGGTGGCCGAAGCCGGTCTGTGGGATGAGATGCGCGAGCTCATGAATCTGGTCACACGTGGGTCCAACTCCGGCGGCCCCTCAGACGTGGGCATGGTGGCTCGCATGCGCCTGCAACCCACCCAGGCGCTCCACACCGGCAGCGTGCTGGAGCTGAGCCGCGTACTCGCAGCGCACAAGCGTACCGTGGAAGCACAGAGCCTCCTGCTGCGTGCAGAGCGCGCGATCAAGGAACCCGCTGAGCGCTTCCGCCTGCGGCTGGAGCAGCTCAAGCTGGAGGCCGCTTCGCCGGACTGGGACCCGGTGCGCCAACCCACACGCGTGACTGCCGTGCTGCGCATGGACTCGCCGGATGTGCTGGTGCTGCGCGATTGGGTCCGCTTCATGACGAAGGAAGCCCAGGGCCCGCGAGCCGCCTCCTGGGTGAAAGCCATCACGGCACTGCCCCCGGGCACCATCGGCTCACTGGGACTCGCCACGCTCGCACAGCGGCTGGAGGAGAAGGACGTCCCACGCATCGCAGAACCCTGGCGGGGGAAGGCGGACATCGTGGCCGCTGTTTCCCAGAAGCTCGCCGTGGAGACGCTGCTGAAGCAGAATCGCCCCACCTGGGCGCTCGCCGTGGCCACCATGGGCGACTCGCTGCGCGATGCCCCGGTATTCAGCGCGGTGTATCAGGCCATGGGAGACAAGCATGCGCTGCAGGAGTTCTTCTCCAAGCTGGTGTGCATGACTTACCCCGGTGGCACGGACACCATCGGCCACATGGAGGCCCTGGATGCCTGCGGCCGCACCGATCTGGCGCTCGCCCTTGCCGCCACCGCCATGGATCGCAGCTGCAGCCGGGGCGAATTCCACCCGGAGCTGGCGCTGGCCTACGCCGGTCTGCTGACCCGACTGGGCCAGTACGAACAGGCGGAAACCCTCCTGCTGAAGGAGCACGAAGGCATGGACGAGGAACTCGCCGACGCCCTCGCCACCCTGTACCGAGCGTGGAACAAGCTTGACCGTCTGCCCGCTGAGCTGGCAAAATTCCAGCTCCCGGATGGATTGCTGCAGGAGACCTTGTTCTTGGGCAGGAATCCGCCAGGGAAAACATCCCCCGCTCCCTGA
- a CDS encoding helix-turn-helix transcriptional regulator has translation MLDPEEAKRRALKAAELLLADIAHPPTIASIAEKVGLTKYELSRLFPVVTGKSGPELLRHARMQKAAELLRTSPQRRVGEIAVEVGYASMSAFCRAFEQEMGQVPSAYQDAHRPQNFPEAFPFPRPPRKFRKPPQ, from the coding sequence ATGCTGGACCCGGAAGAAGCAAAAAGGCGTGCTCTCAAAGCCGCGGAGCTTCTTCTCGCGGACATTGCCCATCCGCCCACCATCGCGAGCATTGCGGAGAAGGTGGGGCTCACGAAGTATGAACTCAGCCGGCTCTTTCCCGTGGTGACCGGAAAGTCGGGTCCGGAACTGCTGAGGCATGCCCGGATGCAGAAAGCAGCGGAACTTCTCAGGACCTCTCCGCAGCGCCGCGTGGGTGAGATCGCTGTGGAGGTGGGGTATGCCAGCATGAGCGCCTTCTGCCGGGCATTCGAGCAGGAGATGGGGCAGGTACCCTCTGCCTACCAGGATGCACACCGGCCCCAGAATTTCCCGGAGGCCTTTCCTTTTCCGCGCCCGCCTCGCAAATTCAGAAAGCCACCCCAGTAG
- a CDS encoding response regulator transcription factor, producing the protein MSAEPPVIAIVDDEPRMRSALCRLLRVRGYAAVPFEDPALFLQTLETRKYGCVVLDLHMPEINGFDVLECVSRQAEMVPVIVITGHDQPGSAERVQRLGALVYLTKPVDEEPLLRAIEAALAPPGQTQDSQASEHPARES; encoded by the coding sequence ATGTCCGCCGAGCCACCCGTCATCGCCATTGTGGATGATGAGCCGCGGATGCGCTCGGCCTTATGCCGGCTGCTGAGGGTGCGTGGCTATGCCGCAGTGCCATTCGAGGACCCGGCCCTTTTTCTCCAGACCCTGGAAACGCGGAAGTACGGCTGTGTGGTGCTGGATTTGCACATGCCGGAAATCAATGGCTTCGATGTTTTGGAGTGTGTTTCCCGGCAGGCGGAGATGGTGCCGGTCATCGTCATCACCGGCCATGACCAGCCAGGGAGCGCTGAGCGCGTGCAGCGTCTTGGTGCCTTGGTGTACCTGACCAAACCCGTGGATGAGGAGCCTCTGCTACGCGCCATTGAAGCCGCACTCGCTCCGCCTGGGCAGACACAAGACTCGCAGGCGAGCGAACATCCGGCACGGGAGTCCTGA
- a CDS encoding ATP-binding protein: MHSFGRDYSPNGEVASIFRTELARDNPNAIEFVDASLEMARFDGEENEKPLLDFLRAVFEEQMPDLVVPIGSPAVMFCRRHRSTLFPHSPMLLLDAEKRRVEMMKDDPDVVSVGPDVNINYLAGNIFEVLPKTRHIYVAQDASPIGRFWTTVMKREWDAAYSNRATFHWMNDQSLKQMRSTVSALPPDSVVLVGMMMRDAAGVPLVEETGLDAMHESANAPVFSFNDLQLGRGTLGGRLVPQKRVAVEGAKVAMKLLAGVPPSSLPWQHFPLGAPVYDARELKRWGISESALPAGSTVLFRKPGLWETHRSSFLIFVGVIALQTGMIAMLLAARKRAREMHADFTLAADSGNIGLWSRKPGVDELEGSAKWRTIFGLPDSGSVTFEDVLARVHPEDKSMLRSAIELAARDGGAFSLEHRVVHPDGSVRWVSSHGHVHAFGDRQKLEIRGASRDVTERRRATQEAEQRREELAHLSRVATLGALSGSLAHELNQPLGIILSNAQAARHVLACDQPEPEEMCELREMIADIISEDRRAGDVIARMRTLLRRGEVSLQPLDVHQQLQEVVQLTRSDLIGRGVKVDFQLAEDVPPVMSDRVQFQQVLLNLITNAADAMVANPPGERSITLTTCQDGDEVRIDVKDAGTGIEGEPESLFKAFHTTKEHGMGLGLSISRALVTAHGGRLWATRNHDRGATFHITLAATKGVT, translated from the coding sequence ATGCATTCCTTCGGGCGGGACTACTCGCCCAATGGGGAGGTGGCCAGCATCTTCCGGACGGAGCTGGCACGGGACAATCCAAATGCCATCGAGTTCGTCGATGCCTCGCTGGAGATGGCCAGGTTCGATGGGGAGGAGAATGAAAAGCCGCTGCTCGATTTCCTGCGTGCCGTGTTTGAGGAGCAGATGCCGGACCTCGTCGTGCCCATTGGCAGCCCGGCAGTCATGTTCTGCCGGAGGCATCGCAGCACGCTCTTTCCGCATTCACCCATGCTCCTGCTGGATGCGGAAAAGCGCCGTGTGGAGATGATGAAGGATGACCCGGATGTGGTCTCCGTGGGGCCGGATGTGAACATCAATTACCTGGCTGGCAATATCTTCGAGGTGCTGCCCAAGACGCGGCACATCTACGTGGCGCAGGATGCCTCACCGATTGGCCGCTTCTGGACGACGGTGATGAAGCGGGAGTGGGATGCTGCCTACTCCAACAGGGCGACTTTCCACTGGATGAATGATCAGTCGCTGAAGCAGATGCGCAGCACGGTGAGCGCACTGCCTCCGGACTCGGTGGTGCTGGTGGGCATGATGATGCGCGATGCCGCCGGTGTGCCGCTCGTGGAGGAGACAGGGCTGGATGCCATGCATGAGTCTGCCAATGCACCGGTGTTTTCCTTCAATGATCTGCAATTGGGGCGCGGCACGCTCGGAGGCAGGCTGGTGCCCCAGAAGCGGGTGGCCGTAGAAGGGGCGAAGGTGGCGATGAAGCTGCTGGCCGGAGTGCCCCCATCCAGCCTGCCGTGGCAGCATTTCCCCCTGGGGGCACCTGTCTATGACGCACGCGAGCTGAAGCGGTGGGGCATCTCTGAGTCGGCCCTACCCGCAGGCAGCACGGTCCTCTTCCGCAAGCCGGGCCTGTGGGAGACGCATCGCAGTTCCTTCCTCATCTTCGTGGGGGTGATAGCCCTGCAGACCGGGATGATTGCCATGCTGCTGGCTGCACGGAAGCGTGCGCGGGAGATGCATGCGGACTTCACCCTTGCGGCAGACTCAGGAAACATCGGCCTGTGGAGCCGGAAGCCGGGTGTGGATGAGTTGGAGGGCTCCGCGAAGTGGCGCACCATCTTTGGTCTGCCCGATAGTGGCAGCGTGACCTTTGAAGACGTGCTCGCGCGCGTGCATCCGGAGGACAAGTCCATGCTGCGGTCCGCCATCGAGCTCGCGGCGCGGGACGGTGGGGCGTTTTCCCTGGAGCATCGGGTGGTGCATCCGGATGGCAGTGTGCGTTGGGTCTCCTCCCACGGTCACGTGCACGCCTTCGGCGACCGGCAGAAGCTGGAGATACGGGGAGCCTCACGGGATGTCACGGAGAGGCGGCGTGCTACGCAGGAGGCTGAGCAGCGGCGTGAGGAGCTGGCGCATCTCTCGCGTGTCGCCACGCTGGGCGCTCTCTCCGGCTCGCTCGCACATGAGCTGAATCAGCCGCTGGGCATCATCCTGAGCAATGCCCAGGCCGCGCGGCATGTGCTCGCGTGTGACCAGCCGGAGCCGGAGGAGATGTGCGAGCTGCGTGAGATGATCGCAGACATCATCAGTGAGGACCGGCGCGCGGGAGACGTGATCGCCCGCATGCGCACGCTGCTGCGCCGTGGCGAGGTGAGCCTGCAGCCGCTGGATGTGCACCAGCAACTTCAGGAGGTGGTGCAGCTCACACGCAGCGACCTCATCGGCCGTGGGGTGAAGGTGGACTTCCAGCTCGCGGAGGACGTGCCGCCTGTCATGTCTGACCGCGTGCAGTTCCAGCAGGTGCTGCTGAATCTCATCACGAACGCGGCGGATGCGATGGTGGCGAATCCTCCCGGTGAGAGGAGCATCACCCTCACGACCTGCCAGGACGGTGATGAGGTGCGCATCGATGTGAAGGATGCGGGCACGGGCATTGAGGGGGAGCCGGAGTCTCTCTTCAAGGCCTTCCACACAACGAAGGAGCATGGCATGGGGCTGGGTCTCTCCATCTCACGCGCCCTGGTCACCGCACACGGCGGCAGGCTGTGGGCCACACGGAATCATGACAGGGGTGCCACATTTCACATCACCCTCGCGGCAACCAAGGGCGTAACATGA
- a CDS encoding response regulator transcription factor — protein sequence MEQNPTIGLVDDDAGMLRALSRLLRTHGYAVRTFDSPDRFLVEYAQADMRCVVLDVSMPGCDGLQLQAYLNKTNRSIPIIFLSGEGNIPISVRAMKAGAVTFLVKPVDEEVLLEAIALALEQDRSNRGQREEMDALRGRLEKLTTREREVLEHVISGKPNKLIADILGVTIQTVKIHRMQITRKLEIPSVAGLVSAATRLGVVPAV from the coding sequence ATGGAGCAGAATCCCACCATCGGACTTGTGGATGATGATGCCGGCATGCTGCGGGCCCTGAGCCGTCTGCTGCGTACGCATGGTTATGCGGTGCGCACCTTTGATTCACCGGACAGATTCCTCGTGGAATATGCCCAGGCAGACATGCGCTGCGTGGTGCTGGATGTCTCCATGCCGGGCTGCGATGGTCTGCAGCTACAGGCCTATCTGAACAAGACCAACCGGTCGATTCCCATCATCTTCCTCTCCGGTGAAGGAAACATCCCCATCAGCGTGCGGGCCATGAAAGCCGGTGCCGTCACCTTCCTGGTGAAACCTGTGGATGAGGAGGTGCTGCTGGAGGCCATTGCCCTCGCGCTGGAGCAGGACAGAAGCAATCGAGGCCAGCGGGAGGAGATGGATGCTCTGCGCGGTCGCCTGGAAAAACTCACCACGCGTGAGCGGGAGGTGCTGGAACACGTGATCTCCGGCAAGCCGAACAAGCTCATCGCGGACATTCTGGGAGTTACCATCCAGACCGTGAAAATCCATCGCATGCAGATCACAAGGAAGCTGGAAATCCCCTCGGTGGCCGGACTCGTGAGCGCCGCCACGCGATTGGGCGTGGTGCCTGCGGTGTGA